A genomic segment from Streptomyces antibioticus encodes:
- a CDS encoding SDR family oxidoreductase: MPGPLEGKVALVAGATRGAGRGIAVELGAAGATVYVTGRTTREHRSEYDRPETIEDTADLVTEAGGHGIAVPTDHLDPARVRALVERIDTEQGRLDVLVNDVWGGEKLFQWDTPVWEHDLDNGLRLLRLAVETHAITSHHALPLLLRRPGGLVVEMTDGTAAYNRDTYRVNFFYDLAKASVLRMAFALAHEIGPRGATAVALTPGWMRSEMMLEAFGVREDNWRDALGNEPHFAISETPRYVGRAVAALAADPEVARLNGQSLSSGGLAPVYGFTDLDGSRPDAWRYMVEVQDPGRPADTTGYR; this comes from the coding sequence ATGCCGGGTCCGCTGGAGGGCAAGGTCGCACTGGTCGCGGGGGCGACCCGCGGCGCGGGACGGGGCATCGCCGTGGAACTGGGCGCGGCCGGCGCCACCGTCTACGTCACCGGCCGCACCACCCGCGAGCACCGCTCCGAGTACGACCGACCCGAGACCATCGAGGACACCGCCGACCTGGTCACCGAGGCCGGCGGCCACGGCATCGCCGTCCCCACCGACCATCTCGACCCCGCCCGGGTGCGCGCCCTGGTCGAGCGGATCGACACCGAGCAGGGCCGGCTCGACGTCCTCGTCAACGACGTCTGGGGCGGCGAGAAACTCTTCCAGTGGGACACCCCGGTGTGGGAGCACGACCTCGACAACGGCCTCAGGCTGCTGCGCCTGGCCGTCGAGACCCACGCGATCACCAGCCACCACGCCCTGCCGCTGCTGCTGCGCCGGCCCGGCGGACTGGTCGTCGAGATGACCGACGGCACCGCCGCCTACAACCGCGACACCTACCGCGTGAACTTCTTCTACGACCTCGCCAAGGCGTCCGTGCTGCGGATGGCCTTCGCCCTCGCCCACGAGATCGGCCCGCGCGGCGCCACCGCCGTCGCCCTGACCCCGGGCTGGATGCGCTCGGAGATGATGCTGGAGGCGTTCGGCGTCCGCGAGGACAACTGGCGCGACGCCCTCGGGAACGAACCGCACTTCGCCATCTCGGAGACCCCGCGCTACGTCGGCCGGGCCGTCGCCGCGCTCGCCGCCGACCCCGAGGTGGCCCGGCTCAACGGACAGTCCCTCTCCAGCGGCGGCCTCGCCCCGGTGTACGGCTTCACCGACCTCGACGGCAGCCGCCCGGACGCCTGGCGGTACATGGTCGAGGTCCAGGACCCGGGCCGCCCGGCCGACACCACCGGCTACCGCTGA
- a CDS encoding L,D-transpeptidase family protein yields MGDIRRRGAVVLGVTGLLAPLTLALGAAPAQAASCTTSAGPYQKKVEKFLGRPVDGKQSSADCKAIQAFQNKHGITPNIGYAGPVTWGVMDLMNKQKAVGTKPNKAGKCPTNKGRIACVNLTLQISWIQDGSRLVYGPVPVRTGRNGYETRTGLKKIYWRNIDHVSSIYNVPMPYSQFFDGGQAFHSVGVSMWNPPGSHGCVNMTKTSAKKYWSLLKNGDDVFVYGRKPGT; encoded by the coding sequence ATGGGGGACATACGCAGACGAGGGGCCGTCGTGCTCGGGGTGACGGGGCTGCTGGCACCGCTGACGCTCGCACTGGGCGCGGCGCCGGCGCAGGCCGCGAGCTGTACCACCTCGGCCGGCCCGTACCAGAAGAAGGTCGAGAAGTTCCTCGGCCGGCCCGTGGACGGCAAGCAGTCGAGCGCCGACTGCAAGGCCATCCAGGCGTTCCAGAACAAGCACGGCATCACCCCGAACATCGGCTACGCCGGGCCGGTCACCTGGGGTGTGATGGATCTCATGAACAAGCAGAAGGCGGTGGGCACCAAGCCCAACAAGGCCGGCAAGTGCCCGACCAACAAGGGCCGCATCGCCTGTGTGAACCTCACGCTCCAGATCAGTTGGATCCAGGACGGCAGCCGGCTCGTGTACGGGCCCGTCCCGGTGCGCACCGGCCGCAACGGGTACGAGACCCGCACCGGCCTGAAGAAGATCTACTGGCGCAACATCGACCACGTGTCCAGCATCTACAACGTGCCCATGCCGTACAGCCAGTTCTTCGACGGCGGGCAGGCGTTCCACTCGGTGGGCGTCAGCATGTGGAACCCGCCGGGCTCGCACGGCTGCGTCAACATGACCAAGACGTCCGCCAAGAAGTACTGGTCGCTGCTGAAGAACGGCGACGACGTCTTCGTCTACGGCCGTAAGCCGGGCACCTGA
- a CDS encoding S1 family peptidase, with protein sequence MRHVRRRIVRRVTRLAAVGGLLLGGTMVTQAAMASEPPAAGARTLGTSEDSVVTNPGAELVEELGASKTAGTWIGDDGKPVVAVTDEDSAAAVREAGAEAKVVGHSMNELKAATEALRSAPTVPGTAWVLDYRTNEVVVQGDTTVSASDWSRMSETAADIGSFVRMERTKGTFTTRLNGALPILSTAGRCSAGFNVTNGSNDFILTAGHCGPDGSTWFADNQGKQEVGTSLNSTFPVSDFSLVQYAGGKAGAGADIVAIGNGEGVRITGAGDAAVGQRVFRSGSTSGLRDGEVTGLDATVNYPEGTVSGLIETTVCAEPGDSGGPMFSEGIALGITSGGSGDCTTGGTTFFQPVTRALEQLGVQLIVAAPSDGAAQGGGAAAGDGPEPSVSSTEAAAAPGSASPGSTTPVGGGAGLDLAARLTDPRTIGPGLLVIAGSLVALVATRYIRAEQDRRAYRDYYSATWG encoded by the coding sequence ATGAGGCATGTACGACGACGGATCGTCAGGCGAGTGACACGGCTGGCGGCCGTCGGCGGACTCCTCCTGGGAGGGACCATGGTCACGCAGGCGGCCATGGCGAGCGAACCGCCCGCCGCCGGGGCGAGGACGCTCGGTACCTCGGAGGACTCGGTGGTGACGAATCCGGGGGCCGAACTGGTCGAGGAGCTGGGCGCGTCGAAGACGGCCGGCACCTGGATCGGCGACGACGGCAAGCCGGTGGTCGCGGTCACGGACGAGGACAGCGCCGCCGCCGTGCGCGAGGCCGGGGCGGAGGCGAAGGTCGTCGGGCACAGCATGAACGAGCTGAAGGCGGCCACCGAGGCGCTGCGTTCGGCGCCGACGGTGCCGGGCACCGCGTGGGTGCTGGACTACCGGACCAATGAGGTGGTCGTGCAGGGCGACACCACGGTGTCGGCCTCCGACTGGTCCCGGATGAGCGAGACCGCGGCGGACATCGGCAGCTTCGTGCGGATGGAGCGCACGAAGGGCACCTTCACCACCCGTCTCAACGGCGCCCTGCCGATCCTGTCGACGGCCGGGCGCTGTTCGGCGGGGTTCAACGTGACCAACGGCTCGAACGACTTCATCCTCACCGCCGGGCACTGCGGGCCCGACGGTTCCACCTGGTTCGCGGACAACCAGGGCAAGCAGGAGGTGGGCACCTCGCTCAACTCCACGTTCCCCGTCAGTGACTTCTCCCTCGTGCAGTACGCCGGCGGCAAGGCGGGCGCCGGGGCCGACATCGTGGCGATCGGCAACGGCGAGGGGGTGCGGATCACGGGCGCCGGCGACGCGGCCGTCGGTCAGCGGGTGTTCCGCAGCGGCAGCACCAGCGGGCTGCGCGACGGCGAGGTCACCGGTCTCGACGCGACGGTCAACTACCCGGAGGGCACGGTCAGCGGGCTCATCGAGACGACGGTGTGCGCCGAACCCGGTGACAGCGGCGGCCCGATGTTCTCGGAGGGCATCGCGCTCGGTATCACCTCGGGCGGCAGCGGCGACTGCACGACCGGCGGGACGACGTTCTTCCAGCCGGTGACGCGGGCGCTGGAGCAGCTCGGTGTGCAGCTCATCGTGGCCGCCCCGTCGGACGGCGCGGCGCAGGGCGGCGGGGCCGCGGCCGGGGACGGACCCGAGCCGTCGGTGTCGTCCACGGAGGCGGCGGCCGCGCCGGGTTCCGCGTCGCCCGGCTCGACCACTCCGGTGGGCGGTGGCGCCGGGCTGGACCTGGCGGCGCGGCTGACCGATCCGCGCACGATCGGACCGGGTCTGCTGGTGATCGCGGGCAGTCTGGTGGCGCTGGTCGCGACCCGGTACATCCGCGCGGAGCAGGACCGCAGGGCCTACCGGGACTACTACTCGGCGACCTGGGGATAG
- a CDS encoding SAM-dependent methyltransferase produces MTDTPPAAAGDDRDPYRRIDTTQPHTARIWNYWLGGKDHYEVDRLTGDRIRELHPGIGAYARADRLFLGRAVEHLVTEAGLRQFLDIGTGLPSADNTHEVAQRLAPDARVVYVDNDPLVLAHARALLAGTPEGRTDYLDEDLRNVDSILRHAAKTLDLSEPVALMLLGVVIFIGPDEDPYALVRALLDRLPSGSHLVLSHTVTSPAMPDVDEAVRFWNEHGTPKLTQRTPEEVARFFDGLELLEPGVVSCSRWRPEETGQLPDEVAMFGAVARKP; encoded by the coding sequence ATGACCGACACCCCGCCGGCCGCCGCCGGGGACGACCGGGACCCGTACCGCCGGATCGACACCACCCAGCCGCACACCGCCCGGATCTGGAACTACTGGCTCGGCGGCAAGGACCACTACGAGGTCGACCGGCTGACCGGCGACCGGATCAGGGAACTGCACCCGGGCATCGGCGCGTACGCCCGCGCCGACCGGCTCTTCCTGGGCCGGGCCGTGGAACACCTGGTGACGGAGGCCGGGTTACGGCAGTTCCTCGACATCGGCACCGGCCTGCCCAGCGCGGACAACACGCACGAGGTGGCGCAGCGGCTCGCCCCGGACGCCCGGGTGGTGTACGTCGACAACGACCCGCTGGTCCTGGCGCACGCGCGCGCCCTGCTGGCCGGTACCCCCGAGGGCCGTACCGACTATCTGGACGAGGATCTGCGCAACGTCGACTCGATCCTGCGGCACGCGGCGAAGACCCTGGACCTCAGCGAGCCCGTGGCGCTGATGCTGCTGGGGGTGGTCATCTTCATCGGCCCGGACGAGGACCCGTACGCGCTGGTGCGGGCGCTGCTCGACCGGCTGCCGTCGGGCAGCCATCTGGTGCTCTCGCACACCGTGACCAGTCCCGCGATGCCGGACGTCGACGAGGCGGTGCGGTTCTGGAACGAGCACGGCACACCGAAGCTCACCCAGCGCACGCCCGAGGAGGTCGCGCGCTTCTTCGACGGTCTCGAACTGCTGGAGCCGGGGGTGGTGTCCTGCTCGCGCTGGCGCCCCGAGGAGACGGGCCAACTCCCGGACGAGGTCGCGATGTTCGGCGCGGTGGCCCGTAAACCGTGA
- a CDS encoding MBL fold metallo-hydrolase has product MAARIERLVTSGQFSLDGGTWDVDNNVWIVGDDHEAIVIDAAHDAAAIAEAVGDRRLTAIVCTHAHNDHIDAAPALADLTGATIWLHPDDLPLWKLTHPGREPDAHLADGQVIEAAGADLTVLHTPGHAPGAVCLYDPGLGVLFTGDTLFQGGPGATGRSYSHFPTIITSIRDRLLSLPPETKVLTGHGDPTTIGAEAPHLQEWIDRGH; this is encoded by the coding sequence ATGGCCGCGCGCATCGAACGCCTCGTCACCTCCGGGCAGTTCAGCCTCGACGGCGGCACCTGGGACGTCGACAACAACGTCTGGATCGTCGGCGACGACCACGAGGCGATCGTCATCGACGCCGCCCATGACGCCGCCGCCATCGCCGAGGCCGTGGGCGACCGCAGGCTCACCGCCATCGTGTGCACCCACGCCCACAACGACCACATCGACGCGGCCCCCGCCCTCGCCGACCTCACCGGCGCGACCATCTGGCTGCACCCCGACGACCTGCCGCTGTGGAAGCTCACCCACCCCGGCCGCGAACCCGACGCCCATCTGGCCGACGGGCAGGTCATCGAGGCCGCCGGCGCCGATCTGACCGTCCTGCACACCCCCGGGCACGCGCCCGGCGCGGTCTGTCTGTACGACCCCGGGCTCGGCGTGCTGTTCACCGGCGACACCCTCTTCCAGGGCGGCCCCGGCGCCACCGGCCGCTCCTACTCCCACTTCCCGACGATCATCACCTCGATCCGGGACCGGCTGCTGTCCCTGCCGCCCGAGACGAAGGTGCTCACCGGCCACGGCGACCCCACCACCATCGGCGCGGAGGCCCCGCACCTCCAGGAGTGGATCGACCGCGGCCACTGA